In a genomic window of Sulfuriferula nivalis:
- a CDS encoding aminotransferase class V-fold PLP-dependent enzyme, producing MKLTTSQWLAAGGDRRIVPDPVTGRNQYGCTVQPDGNLIALGSSTASVISADAWDEVNRLANQISDEQAWNDMRQQLRNFVGVNDDVDVVFAASGTDAHHIVAQYVQAVNQQVLATIMVAPEETGSGVAAALVHDRLLLATVALREQNGHPRDSALIDADIDAAASAAIAQQQHVLINLIDVSKTGMMAPSLACVASLQARYPEQITVLVDASQFRLAPATLQSYLQKDYVVVVTGSKFITGPCFSGAILIPQNVAQQWQRFPVPVGLQATSHPLDWPRGFDVSGLNQPASNHGLYLRWRAALYEMHAFAKLDSGEVLAFFANFSAAIHSKLVQHAEFELLAVPKLQRDCAAWDSEQTILSFVLYRDAQPLTQAQTLSIYKQLSETCSSGLRFQLGQPVPCGLRDDVAVSALRISASARLAVAALASDGLGRDAVISWAMLALDEIIKLVNNS from the coding sequence TTGAAATTAACAACATCGCAATGGCTGGCCGCAGGTGGTGATAGGCGTATCGTACCCGACCCCGTAACAGGGCGGAATCAATATGGCTGTACAGTGCAGCCGGATGGTAATTTAATCGCCTTGGGTTCGTCTACCGCCTCGGTGATTTCTGCAGATGCATGGGATGAAGTCAATCGGTTGGCCAATCAGATCAGTGATGAGCAGGCGTGGAACGACATGCGTCAGCAGTTGCGTAATTTTGTTGGTGTGAATGATGATGTAGATGTGGTTTTTGCGGCTTCAGGTACGGATGCACATCATATCGTCGCGCAATATGTACAGGCCGTGAATCAGCAAGTATTGGCAACCATCATGGTTGCGCCAGAAGAAACTGGCAGTGGTGTGGCAGCAGCGTTAGTACATGACCGTCTGTTACTTGCGACCGTAGCGTTGCGTGAACAAAATGGTCATCCACGTGACAGTGCATTGATTGATGCTGATATAGACGCGGCAGCATCTGCCGCCATTGCCCAGCAGCAGCACGTATTGATCAATCTGATTGATGTGTCAAAAACGGGCATGATGGCGCCCAGCCTTGCGTGTGTTGCCAGCTTGCAAGCGCGATATCCTGAACAGATTACTGTGTTGGTCGATGCCAGCCAATTCCGATTAGCTCCTGCGACGCTGCAATCTTATTTGCAAAAAGACTACGTGGTAGTGGTGACGGGGTCTAAATTCATCACTGGCCCCTGTTTTTCTGGTGCGATATTGATTCCGCAAAATGTTGCACAGCAGTGGCAACGTTTTCCAGTTCCTGTTGGTTTACAGGCGACATCACATCCGCTCGATTGGCCGCGAGGATTTGATGTCAGTGGGCTTAATCAGCCAGCAAGTAATCATGGATTGTATTTGCGCTGGCGAGCAGCATTGTATGAAATGCATGCTTTTGCTAAGTTGGATAGCGGTGAAGTGCTAGCGTTTTTTGCTAATTTTTCGGCAGCAATACACAGCAAGCTTGTTCAGCATGCTGAATTTGAATTGTTGGCTGTGCCTAAACTGCAAAGAGATTGTGCAGCATGGGATAGTGAGCAAACTATCTTATCATTTGTACTTTATCGTGATGCGCAGCCATTGACGCAAGCTCAAACTCTATCCATTTATAAGCAATTATCGGAAACTTGCTCAAGTGGATTACGGTTTCAGCTTGGTCAGCCCGTTCCCTGTGGCTTACGAGATGATGTTGCAGTCAGTGCATTACGCATCAGTGCCAGCGCTCGCCTGGCTGTGGCTGCATTAGCCTCCGATGGATTGGGGCGAGATGCGGTCATAAGCTGGGCAATGCTGGCACTGGATGAGATTATAAAACTGGTAAATAACTCCTGA
- a CDS encoding ammonium transporter has protein sequence MENLKVSNDVLFILLGAIMVLAMHAGFAFLELGTVRRKNRVNALVKILADFSISTIAYFFIGYGVAYGVHFFHGSDILIAKNGYELVKFFFLLTFAAAIPAIISGGIAERAKFGPQLAATFILVGLVYPFFEGIAWNNHYGIQDWLKLQFGANFHDFAGSVVVHAMGGWIALAAVLLLGARHGRYRKNGEVAAHPPSSIPFLALGSWILIVGWFGFNVMSAQSIDKISGLVAINSLMAMVGGTLTALLVGRNDPGFVHNGALAGLVAVCAGSDLMHPLGALITGGVAGALFVWMFTITQNKWKIDDVLGVWPLHGLCGTWGGLAAGIFGSTAMGGLGGVSFMAQLIGTLGAIAVGLAGGFIVYGTLKRLVGIRLDQEEEFNGADLSIHKISATAEHDGNW, from the coding sequence ATGGAAAATCTTAAAGTCAGTAACGATGTTTTATTTATTTTGCTCGGTGCCATCATGGTACTCGCCATGCATGCCGGGTTTGCTTTTCTTGAACTGGGTACAGTCCGCCGCAAAAACCGGGTTAACGCACTAGTTAAAATCCTCGCTGATTTTTCCATTTCAACTATTGCCTATTTTTTCATAGGTTATGGGGTTGCGTATGGCGTACATTTTTTTCATGGATCAGACATCCTCATAGCCAAAAACGGCTATGAATTGGTCAAATTTTTCTTTCTGCTTACCTTCGCTGCCGCCATTCCCGCCATCATTTCAGGCGGCATAGCTGAACGCGCGAAATTCGGCCCTCAACTTGCAGCGACCTTTATACTGGTTGGTCTGGTTTATCCATTTTTTGAAGGCATAGCTTGGAACAATCACTACGGTATACAGGACTGGCTGAAACTACAATTCGGCGCCAACTTTCACGACTTCGCCGGCTCTGTTGTAGTTCACGCAATGGGCGGATGGATAGCACTTGCCGCCGTATTATTACTAGGCGCCAGACATGGACGTTACCGCAAGAATGGCGAAGTAGCGGCACACCCTCCTTCCAGCATCCCTTTCCTTGCACTGGGCTCATGGATACTCATCGTTGGCTGGTTTGGTTTCAATGTTATGTCCGCGCAAAGCATAGACAAAATCAGCGGTCTGGTTGCCATCAATTCACTCATGGCCATGGTTGGTGGCACGCTCACTGCATTGCTGGTGGGTCGTAACGATCCTGGCTTTGTGCATAACGGCGCATTAGCGGGTCTGGTTGCCGTCTGCGCAGGTTCTGATTTAATGCATCCACTTGGTGCTTTAATCACTGGTGGTGTCGCTGGTGCATTATTTGTATGGATGTTCACTATCACCCAAAACAAGTGGAAAATCGATGATGTATTAGGTGTATGGCCACTACACGGCTTATGTGGCACCTGGGGTGGTTTAGCGGCTGGCATATTCGGCTCAACCGCTATGGGTGGGCTAGGTGGCGTATCCTTCATGGCGCAGCTTATAGGCACGTTGGGCGCTATTGCCGTGGGACTCGCAGGCGGATTCATAGTCTATGGCACACTAAAACGACTGGTGGGGATACGTCTGGATCAGGAAGAAGAGTTCAATGGTGCGGATTTAAGCATACATAAAATTTCTGCCACTGCTGAACATGACGGAAACTGGTAA
- the tatC gene encoding twin-arginine translocase subunit TatC gives MTTPDNQDTFISHLIELRNRIIRALLAFILVFIGLFHWANNIYTLLAQPLLHALPKGGQLIATEVTAPFFVPIKVTMMAAFLIALPYILYQMWAFIAPGLYSHEKKIGIPLIIASVVLFLCGMSFAYFLVFPVVFGFIAGVAPVGVAVMTDIGKYLDFVMTMFMAFGITFEVPVVVVLLVKVGFVSVAKLRDIRPYVIVGAFVIGAIFTPPDMVSQIMLAVPLWLLYELGILVASLVTRPAADEDTYQPLSEAEMEQELDNMDKH, from the coding sequence ATGACCACGCCTGATAATCAAGATACATTTATTTCACATCTGATAGAACTACGAAACCGCATCATTCGTGCGTTATTGGCATTCATTCTGGTTTTTATAGGTTTGTTTCACTGGGCGAACAATATCTACACCCTACTTGCACAGCCGTTATTACACGCACTACCTAAAGGCGGTCAACTAATCGCAACCGAAGTCACTGCCCCATTCTTTGTGCCTATCAAAGTCACTATGATGGCCGCTTTTCTTATTGCACTTCCTTACATACTCTACCAAATGTGGGCATTCATCGCCCCTGGTTTATACTCACACGAAAAGAAAATTGGCATACCGCTTATCATCGCCAGCGTTGTCTTGTTCTTGTGCGGCATGTCATTTGCCTACTTCCTGGTATTCCCTGTTGTGTTTGGATTTATTGCAGGGGTAGCGCCTGTTGGTGTTGCAGTAATGACCGACATAGGCAAGTACTTAGACTTTGTCATGACCATGTTCATGGCATTCGGCATTACATTTGAAGTCCCTGTCGTGGTAGTACTGTTAGTCAAGGTTGGCTTTGTCAGTGTCGCTAAATTGCGTGACATTCGACCCTACGTCATCGTCGGTGCTTTTGTCATAGGCGCAATTTTCACCCCTCCTGACATGGTGTCACAAATCATGCTCGCCGTACCTTTATGGCTGCTGTATGAGTTGGGCATACTCGTCGCCAGTCTCGTTACTCGTCCAGCAGCAGATGAAGATACGTATCAGCCATTATCAGAGGCTGAAATGGAACAAGAACTAGATAATATGGATAAGCACTAA
- the tatB gene encoding Sec-independent protein translocase protein TatB: protein MFDIGFSEIVLIGVVALVVIGPERLPKVARTAGLLIGRMQRYMASVKADISQEIQLDELKRSGEAFKQSLSDTEQHISHEIHDTTQAITADYSHHETPVAETDTPAEIVPEQIQGELALDIPADTNTTTHKTHDHA from the coding sequence ATGTTTGACATAGGCTTTTCCGAAATTGTTCTCATTGGGGTAGTCGCCTTAGTCGTTATAGGCCCAGAGCGACTCCCTAAAGTGGCACGCACTGCAGGATTATTAATTGGACGTATGCAACGCTACATGGCCTCAGTCAAGGCTGATATCAGTCAAGAAATCCAGCTTGATGAATTGAAGCGCAGCGGCGAAGCATTCAAACAAAGCCTTAGCGACACAGAACAACACATTAGCCATGAAATTCACGATACTACACAGGCAATAACAGCGGACTATAGCCATCATGAAACGCCAGTAGCTGAGACAGACACGCCAGCTGAAATTGTCCCAGAGCAAATACAAGGCGAGCTAGCGCTAGATATCCCTGCCGATACAAACACCACTACACATAAAACGCATGACCACGCCTGA
- the tatA gene encoding Sec-independent protein translocase subunit TatA, with protein MGSFSIWHWLIVLAIVLVIFGTKKLRNIGSDVGGAVKNFKDAMKEGDQSQIDSTRTGQTIDGEVKEKTKS; from the coding sequence ATGGGTAGCTTTAGCATTTGGCATTGGTTAATCGTATTGGCCATCGTTTTGGTCATATTTGGTACTAAAAAACTGCGCAACATTGGCAGCGACGTTGGCGGCGCAGTGAAAAATTTCAAAGACGCTATGAAAGAAGGCGACCAAAGCCAGATCGACAGCACACGCACCGGGCAGACCATAGACGGTGAAGTGAAAGAAAAAACTAAGAGCTGA
- a CDS encoding histidine triad nucleotide-binding protein, translated as MSDCIFCKIVAGALPSKKVYEDDEIIAFHDIHPIAPVHILIIPKAHIVSLSECENNHQALLGRMLLLAPQLAREHGLETGFRTMINTGRGGGQEVFHLHIHIFGGGDKLART; from the coding sequence ATGAGCGATTGTATTTTTTGCAAAATCGTTGCTGGTGCATTACCTAGTAAAAAAGTTTACGAAGATGATGAAATCATTGCATTCCATGATATTCATCCTATTGCACCCGTGCATATTTTAATTATTCCCAAGGCGCACATAGTATCTTTGTCTGAATGCGAGAATAATCATCAAGCTTTGCTTGGACGAATGTTATTATTAGCACCTCAACTGGCACGTGAACATGGCCTGGAAACTGGTTTCCGCACCATGATCAACACAGGTCGTGGTGGTGGTCAGGAAGTATTCCACCTACACATACATATTTTTGGCGGCGGCGACAAACTCGCCCGTACTTAA
- a CDS encoding phosphoribosyl-ATP diphosphatase, which produces MSEILNRVAATLEARKISTADSSYVASLYAKGLDSILKKVAEEAAETIMAAKDGDKQHIVYEVADLWFHTMILLAQQGLGPQDILNELARREGVSGHTEKAARKEN; this is translated from the coding sequence ATGAGCGAAATATTAAATCGAGTTGCTGCTACGCTGGAAGCACGCAAAATCAGCACAGCGGATAGTTCTTACGTTGCCAGCTTATACGCCAAAGGACTGGACAGCATACTCAAGAAAGTTGCAGAAGAGGCCGCAGAAACCATCATGGCAGCGAAAGATGGTGATAAGCAGCACATCGTTTATGAAGTAGCCGATTTATGGTTTCATACGATGATCTTATTGGCGCAACAAGGCTTGGGACCTCAAGACATACTTAATGAACTGGCACGCCGTGAAGGGGTATCAGGTCATACTGAAAAAGCCGCACGCAAGGAGAATTGA
- the hisI gene encoding phosphoribosyl-AMP cyclohydrolase, whose translation MSVQDSYLSKVNWSADGLVPVIAQDMHTNEVLMVAWMNREALKRTVELGEVVYWSRSRKKLWHKGEESGHIQKVHEIRLDCDEDVLLIKIEQIGGISCHTGRHDCFFQKLVDHEWQITEPVLKDPAEIYKK comes from the coding sequence ATGAGCGTACAAGATAGTTATTTAAGCAAAGTTAACTGGTCAGCTGATGGCTTGGTGCCAGTCATTGCTCAGGATATGCACACCAACGAAGTACTCATGGTCGCATGGATGAACCGTGAAGCGCTTAAACGTACCGTGGAACTAGGTGAAGTGGTGTACTGGTCACGGTCACGCAAGAAACTCTGGCATAAAGGTGAAGAGTCGGGTCATATCCAGAAAGTTCATGAAATCCGCCTGGATTGTGATGAAGACGTATTACTCATTAAAATCGAACAAATCGGCGGCATTAGTTGTCACACTGGCAGACATGATTGTTTTTTCCAGAAATTGGTTGACCATGAATGGCAAATTACTGAGCCTGTATTAAAAGACCCAGCGGAAATTTACAAAAAATGA
- the hisF gene encoding imidazole glycerol phosphate synthase subunit HisF, with protein MGLAKRIIPCLDVNAGRVVKGVNFVDLRDAGDPVEIARRYDREGADELTFLDITASSDQRDLILPIIEAVASEVFIPLTVGGGVREVNDVRRLLNAGADKVSINTTAVNNPQMVADAAARFGSQCIVVAIDAKTNADGRWEVFTHGGRTATGLDVVEWAFKMQELGAGEILLTSMDRDGTKSGFNLALTRAVSDALNIPVIASGGVGTLQHLADGVIQGHADAVLAASIFHFGEYSIHEAKLHMMQNGIEVRL; from the coding sequence ATGGGACTCGCTAAACGCATTATTCCCTGCCTGGATGTTAACGCGGGGCGCGTGGTCAAAGGGGTCAATTTCGTCGATTTACGTGATGCCGGCGATCCAGTTGAAATCGCACGCCGCTATGACCGAGAAGGTGCAGATGAGCTAACCTTTCTCGATATTACTGCCAGCTCAGATCAACGCGATTTAATCCTCCCCATCATTGAAGCTGTTGCTTCTGAAGTGTTTATACCGCTGACTGTCGGTGGTGGTGTACGTGAAGTCAACGATGTCCGCCGCCTGCTCAATGCTGGCGCGGACAAAGTCAGCATCAATACTACAGCAGTCAACAACCCACAAATGGTAGCCGATGCTGCTGCGCGCTTTGGCTCGCAATGCATAGTTGTAGCGATTGACGCAAAAACCAATGCAGATGGTCGTTGGGAAGTATTCACTCATGGCGGACGTACTGCCACAGGCCTTGATGTAGTCGAGTGGGCATTTAAAATGCAGGAGCTGGGAGCTGGGGAGATTCTGCTTACCAGCATGGACAGAGACGGCACCAAAAGCGGCTTTAATCTTGCACTAACTCGCGCTGTATCAGATGCGCTCAACATTCCCGTTATCGCCAGTGGCGGCGTCGGCACATTACAACATCTTGCAGATGGTGTCATACAAGGCCATGCGGATGCGGTGCTGGCTGCCAGCATTTTCCACTTTGGCGAATACAGCATACACGAAGCCAAATTGCACATGATGCAAAATGGCATAGAAGTCCGGCTATGA
- the hisA gene encoding 1-(5-phosphoribosyl)-5-[(5-phosphoribosylamino)methylideneamino]imidazole-4-carboxamide isomerase translates to MLIIPAIDLKDGHCVRLKQGLMEESTVFSEDPAEMARHWLAQGAQRLHLVDLNGAFAGKPVNGAAIRSIVDAVGIDIPVQLGGGIRDLDTISTYLDSGIRYVIIGTAAVKTPGFLHDACNAFPGQIIVGLDAKDGKVAVDGWSKLTQHDVIDLAIKFQDYGVEGVIYTDIGRDGMLSGVNIEATVKLAQALTIPIIASGGITNLDDVRNLCAVEHEGIMGAITGRAIYEGTLDFQAAQALADELSGV, encoded by the coding sequence ATGTTAATTATCCCTGCGATAGACCTAAAAGACGGTCACTGTGTACGCCTCAAACAAGGTTTAATGGAAGAGTCTACTGTATTCAGCGAAGACCCTGCCGAAATGGCACGCCACTGGTTAGCACAAGGTGCACAACGCTTGCATCTGGTTGACTTGAATGGCGCATTTGCAGGAAAACCTGTAAATGGCGCAGCCATACGTTCCATCGTTGATGCAGTTGGCATCGATATCCCAGTACAACTGGGTGGTGGCATACGCGATCTGGATACCATCTCGACCTATTTGGACAGCGGCATACGCTATGTCATTATCGGAACTGCTGCCGTGAAAACCCCAGGCTTCCTGCACGATGCCTGCAATGCTTTCCCAGGACAAATCATCGTTGGCCTGGATGCCAAGGACGGCAAAGTCGCAGTGGATGGCTGGTCTAAGCTGACGCAGCATGATGTCATTGATCTGGCGATAAAATTCCAGGATTATGGTGTCGAAGGTGTTATCTATACCGATATAGGCCGGGATGGCATGTTAAGCGGCGTAAACATCGAAGCCACAGTCAAGTTAGCGCAAGCGTTGACTATCCCTATCATTGCCAGTGGCGGCATCACTAACCTCGACGATGTCCGTAATTTATGCGCAGTAGAACATGAGGGAATTATGGGTGCTATCACTGGACGTGCGATTTACGAAGGCACACTAGATTTCCAAGCAGCGCAGGCATTGGCTGATGAATTGTCAGGTGTCTGA
- the hisH gene encoding imidazole glycerol phosphate synthase subunit HisH, protein MAVDIAVIDYGMGNLRSVSKALEHVAPAASVAVTADPEVILTAGRVVFPGVGAMGDCMAELDQRGLIDVVKQAAASKPFLGICLGMQMLFEHSEEGDVAGLGILPGRVLRFPAEAMFDNRNERLKVPHMGWNEVHQAVPHPMWNGITDGARFYFVHSYYVEAGNPELVSAFTLYPFPFTCAVAHNNIFAVQFHPEKSQAAGLTLLGNFVTWEGNVAPNQCDTFNTECAL, encoded by the coding sequence ATGGCTGTTGATATTGCAGTAATCGATTATGGCATGGGCAATTTACGCTCAGTCTCAAAAGCACTAGAACACGTCGCCCCTGCTGCCAGCGTTGCTGTTACTGCTGACCCTGAAGTGATCCTAACCGCTGGGCGCGTAGTGTTTCCAGGAGTAGGTGCAATGGGTGACTGCATGGCTGAATTGGATCAGCGTGGTTTGATCGACGTAGTCAAACAAGCCGCTGCCAGCAAGCCTTTTTTAGGAATTTGTCTGGGCATGCAAATGCTGTTTGAGCATAGCGAAGAAGGTGATGTCGCGGGTTTGGGTATTTTGCCTGGACGCGTATTGCGCTTCCCTGCTGAAGCCATGTTTGATAATCGCAATGAGCGCCTGAAAGTCCCGCACATGGGCTGGAACGAAGTTCATCAAGCGGTGCCACACCCAATGTGGAATGGCATTACTGATGGCGCACGGTTTTATTTTGTACACAGCTATTATGTAGAAGCGGGCAATCCCGAACTGGTTTCTGCGTTCACGCTCTACCCTTTCCCATTTACCTGCGCAGTTGCGCACAACAATATTTTCGCGGTGCAATTCCACCCGGAAAAGAGCCAGGCGGCTGGTTTAACGCTGCTTGGTAATTTTGTAACCTGGGAAGGCAATGTTGCCCCCAACCAATGTGACACATTCAATACTGAATGCGCCCTTTAA
- the hisB gene encoding imidazoleglycerol-phosphate dehydratase HisB, whose translation MRTAEVTRNTLETQISVAINLDGTGVSRFNTGVPFLDHMMDQIARHGVIDIAIDAVGDLHIDAHHTVEDIGITLGQAFAKAIGDKKGVRRYGHAYVPLDEALSRVVLDLSGRPGLEYHVTFTRASIGDFDVDLFHEFFQGFINHAGVTLHIDNLRGNNAHHQAETIFKAFGRALRMAVEPDPRMGGVMPSTKGCL comes from the coding sequence ATGCGCACAGCCGAAGTGACTCGTAATACGCTGGAAACCCAGATTAGCGTTGCCATTAACCTAGATGGCACAGGCGTTAGCCGTTTTAATACTGGCGTTCCTTTTTTAGACCACATGATGGATCAAATTGCCCGCCACGGCGTGATTGATATTGCCATAGATGCCGTAGGTGATTTGCATATAGATGCACACCATACCGTTGAGGATATCGGCATTACCTTGGGACAGGCATTTGCCAAGGCTATCGGTGACAAAAAAGGAGTGCGCCGTTATGGGCACGCCTATGTACCGCTGGATGAGGCGCTATCCCGTGTAGTTCTAGATTTATCAGGACGACCTGGACTGGAATATCACGTTACATTTACTCGTGCTTCCATAGGCGACTTTGATGTAGACTTATTCCATGAGTTTTTTCAGGGATTTATCAACCATGCGGGTGTAACCTTGCATATTGATAATTTGCGTGGCAATAACGCACATCATCAAGCAGAAACCATATTCAAGGCATTTGGTCGTGCATTGCGCATGGCGGTTGAGCCAGATCCGCGTATGGGCGGTGTAATGCCTTCTACCAAAGGATGTTTGTAG
- the hisC gene encoding histidinol-phosphate transaminase, which produces MSRYWSAITHKLTPYVPGEQPKLDNLVKLNTNESPYPPSPRVTEAFHENIPNQLQLYPDPNSTALRTAIAEYHNVDISNVFVGNGSDEVLAHAFHALLKHESPILFPDITYSFYPVYCGLYDIAHTLVPLTEDFQIRVDDYMRPNGGIIFPNPNAPTGCPVALADIERLLIANPDSVVVIDEAYVDYGADSAVNLITKYPQLLVVHTFSKSRGLAGLRVGYAVGNSELIDGLTRVKDSFNSYPLGKLAQIGSAAAIQDIEYFESTCEQVIATREQMITDLIILGFNVLPSAANFVFASHPQHDGATLTAKLRERSIIVRHFRNPERIAPFMRITVGTDEQCAILINALTEILTQTTE; this is translated from the coding sequence ATGAGTCGTTACTGGAGCGCGATTACCCACAAGCTCACTCCGTATGTACCGGGTGAGCAACCCAAGCTGGACAATTTGGTGAAGCTGAACACCAATGAAAGCCCCTACCCGCCAAGTCCGCGGGTGACGGAGGCATTTCATGAGAACATCCCCAATCAATTGCAACTCTATCCGGATCCTAACAGCACGGCATTGCGCACAGCAATTGCTGAATATCACAATGTAGACATAAGCAATGTATTCGTCGGTAATGGTTCAGATGAAGTCTTAGCGCATGCTTTTCATGCATTGCTAAAACATGAATCGCCAATATTATTCCCTGACATTACCTATAGCTTTTATCCCGTCTACTGTGGCTTGTATGACATAGCGCACACACTGGTACCGCTAACTGAGGATTTCCAGATTCGGGTGGATGATTATATGCGCCCTAATGGCGGCATTATTTTCCCTAACCCGAATGCACCAACGGGATGCCCCGTAGCTCTAGCTGATATTGAACGTTTGCTGATTGCCAACCCCGATAGCGTGGTGGTGATAGATGAAGCCTATGTTGATTATGGCGCGGATTCCGCGGTCAATTTAATTACCAAATATCCGCAACTATTAGTCGTCCACACCTTCTCCAAATCACGTGGTTTGGCGGGGTTACGTGTGGGTTATGCGGTAGGCAATAGCGAGCTAATAGACGGACTAACGCGCGTCAAAGACAGCTTCAACTCCTATCCGTTAGGCAAATTAGCACAAATCGGTTCAGCAGCAGCTATACAAGATATCGAATATTTTGAATCTACTTGCGAACAAGTTATAGCTACCCGCGAACAGATGATTACGGATTTGATCATACTGGGCTTTAACGTGCTGCCATCTGCCGCAAACTTTGTATTTGCCAGCCATCCACAGCACGATGGCGCAACACTCACTGCCAAACTGCGTGAACGCAGCATCATTGTCAGACATTTCCGCAACCCTGAACGTATTGCGCCATTTATGCGTATTACGGTGGGCACAGACGAACAATGTGCTATATTAATCAATGCACTTACTGAAATTCTCACTCAAACTACTGAATAA
- the hisD gene encoding histidinol dehydrogenase: protein MNIKKLDTLTAEFQSELDRLLAFESEQDTAIERTVEDILRHVRHEGDAAVLEYTKRFDRLDVATMAELELPVERLQSALDNLPADQRTALEAAAQRVRSYHEHQVMTSWTYEEADGTVLGQQITALDRVGLYVPGGKAAYPSSVLMNAIPAKVAGVAELIMVVPTPDGIQNELVLAAAAVAGVTRVFTIGGAQAVAALAYGTATIPQVDKIVGPGNAYVASAKRRVFGTVGIDMVAGPSEILIICDGKTNPDWIAMDLFSQAEHDELAQSILLCPDADYIEQVMVSINKLLPEMPRHEVIATSLRDRGILIKVQDLDEAVKIANYIAPEHLELSMDDADVWAKKIKHAGAIFMGRNTCEAIGDYCAGPNHVLPTSRTARFSSPLGVYDFQKRSSLIQVSAQGANTLGQIATTLAYGEGLQAHARSAEYRMTTKS, encoded by the coding sequence TTGAACATAAAAAAATTAGATACACTTACCGCAGAATTTCAATCTGAACTGGATCGTCTGCTGGCGTTTGAAAGTGAACAGGATACGGCCATTGAGCGTACGGTCGAGGACATATTGCGCCACGTGCGTCATGAAGGCGATGCGGCAGTGCTGGAATACACCAAGCGCTTTGACCGGCTGGATGTCGCGACCATGGCGGAACTAGAATTGCCTGTAGAGCGCTTGCAATCAGCGCTAGACAATCTGCCGGCAGATCAACGCACCGCGCTTGAAGCGGCTGCGCAACGTGTACGCAGCTATCATGAGCATCAAGTCATGACTTCATGGACATACGAAGAAGCCGATGGCACCGTGCTGGGACAACAAATTACTGCACTGGATCGCGTGGGTTTGTATGTGCCGGGTGGTAAAGCAGCCTATCCATCCTCGGTATTGATGAATGCGATCCCTGCCAAAGTCGCGGGCGTAGCTGAATTGATCATGGTGGTACCTACACCAGACGGCATACAAAATGAGTTGGTACTGGCAGCAGCAGCTGTAGCAGGTGTCACCCGTGTATTCACTATCGGTGGCGCGCAAGCTGTAGCTGCACTTGCTTATGGCACGGCGACCATCCCTCAGGTGGACAAAATCGTAGGGCCTGGTAATGCTTATGTCGCCTCAGCAAAACGCCGCGTGTTCGGCACTGTGGGCATAGACATGGTAGCAGGACCATCCGAAATTCTGATTATTTGCGATGGCAAAACCAATCCTGACTGGATCGCGATGGATTTGTTCTCGCAAGCCGAACATGACGAACTTGCGCAGTCTATTCTGCTTTGCCCTGATGCGGACTATATCGAGCAAGTGATGGTCAGCATCAATAAATTATTACCCGAAATGCCTCGCCATGAAGTGATTGCCACTTCGTTGCGTGACCGCGGCATTTTAATCAAGGTGCAAGATCTGGACGAAGCCGTGAAAATTGCCAATTACATTGCACCTGAGCATTTGGAATTATCCATGGATGATGCAGATGTGTGGGCAAAAAAAATCAAACACGCGGGTGCGATATTCATGGGACGTAACACTTGCGAAGCCATTGGCGATTATTGCGCCGGGCCTAACCACGTGTTGCCTACTTCACGCACAGCGCGGTTCTCCAGCCCGCTGGGTGTGTATGATTTCCAGAAACGTTCAAGTCTCATTCAAGTTTCTGCCCAAGGTGCAAACACGTTAGGACAAATCGCAACCACGCTTGCGTATGGCGAAGGTCTGCAAGCACACGCACGTTCAGCCGAGTACCGCATGACGACAAAATCATGA